The following are encoded in a window of Clostridium thermarum genomic DNA:
- a CDS encoding sensor histidine kinase: protein MKRIKALGLKVYYWFADLSLLYKLMIANTVAILIPTIVIGSYTFSQSMESIKRETALTVGKNLQQLNGDLDRKMSIIVGIANNIAYNKKIQNLFYYGMDFTPEALNYFIDSVAAPIEYALNFNEADIDQIGVFFVNETIPEYKNFIKEERIKEEEWFIEFKNNSNEQMWIYPAPSLRVKSTVNTLSSGDNSGIADKSRMTYHQNSSVLKMVKKIRGIDGTYLGMVTIDILPSDFFSLMNVAGEDSEMYVVNDVNDIIYPSVENQDEVQEYLKLNAESFMGSGGYSYYKNTLYSYDLIPELNIKIINRTAIGNLINSSALTSGYTILAVVIGVFLLEVFTYFALKKIFSRLNQIVRVMSLVAGGNFNIRIPAAHSDEVGQMAHSFNILIEKINTLINDSIKRETAHKDAQLAALQYQINPHFIYNTIDIFRMKLEMEGDFEMADSIASFGKLLRYNMNRDSQYATIQEEVDYVEKYIQLQKVRHGDRIKFEVDLPVELKNVKLIRFILQPIVENSISHGFGRGKRELSIKLNFFRSSASIHIQVIDNGVGISKEKLEQLNQYFRSSKPLGKKLDTDKSIGLENINGRIKLFYGEQYFIKLESVEGEYTKLMINIPFIQD, encoded by the coding sequence ATGAAGCGTATAAAAGCTCTTGGCCTAAAAGTCTATTATTGGTTTGCAGATTTAAGCTTGCTATACAAGCTTATGATTGCAAATACTGTGGCAATTCTTATTCCAACAATTGTCATAGGTTCTTATACCTTTTCGCAGTCCATGGAAAGCATAAAGCGAGAGACTGCCCTAACAGTGGGAAAGAATCTTCAACAGCTCAACGGAGACTTAGACAGAAAGATGTCCATTATTGTAGGTATAGCAAATAACATAGCCTACAATAAGAAAATTCAAAACCTGTTTTATTACGGCATGGATTTTACCCCGGAGGCCTTGAATTACTTTATAGACTCTGTGGCAGCCCCCATTGAGTATGCCTTAAACTTCAATGAAGCAGACATTGATCAAATAGGAGTATTTTTTGTCAATGAAACCATACCGGAGTACAAAAATTTCATAAAAGAAGAGAGAATAAAGGAAGAAGAATGGTTCATAGAATTTAAAAACAATTCCAATGAGCAAATGTGGATTTATCCTGCACCCAGCTTAAGGGTAAAGTCTACCGTCAATACCTTAAGTAGCGGTGATAATAGTGGCATTGCCGATAAAAGTAGAATGACTTATCATCAAAATAGCAGTGTTCTGAAAATGGTGAAAAAAATCCGAGGAATTGACGGGACCTACCTGGGGATGGTGACCATAGATATACTTCCCAGTGACTTTTTTTCGCTGATGAATGTGGCGGGTGAAGACAGTGAAATGTACGTCGTAAATGATGTAAATGATATTATATACCCATCTGTAGAGAACCAGGATGAAGTACAGGAATATTTGAAGCTCAATGCGGAAAGCTTTATGGGAAGCGGTGGCTATTCCTATTACAAAAACACCCTGTACAGCTATGATTTAATACCTGAGCTGAACATAAAAATTATAAACCGGACTGCCATAGGAAACCTGATTAATAGCTCTGCCCTTACCAGCGGCTATACTATCTTGGCTGTTGTCATAGGGGTATTTCTTTTAGAGGTCTTCACCTATTTTGCCCTGAAAAAAATATTCTCAAGGCTAAACCAGATAGTTAGGGTCATGAGCTTGGTGGCCGGTGGAAACTTCAATATACGAATCCCCGCGGCCCACAGTGATGAGGTTGGCCAGATGGCCCATAGCTTTAACATACTCATAGAAAAAATCAATACTTTAATAAATGATTCAATTAAAAGGGAAACCGCTCATAAGGACGCCCAGCTTGCTGCCCTTCAATATCAAATAAACCCCCACTTCATTTATAATACCATAGACATTTTCAGAATGAAGCTGGAAATGGAAGGGGACTTTGAGATGGCTGATTCTATAGCAAGCTTTGGGAAGCTCTTAAGATACAACATGAATCGAGACTCTCAATACGCAACCATCCAAGAAGAGGTAGATTATGTTGAGAAGTATATACAGCTGCAAAAGGTAAGGCATGGGGATAGGATTAAATTTGAAGTGGACCTTCCGGTAGAACTTAAAAATGTAAAGCTCATAAGGTTTATCCTCCAGCCCATTGTAGAAAATTCCATCAGCCACGGATTTGGCAGGGGAAAGCGGGAACTTTCAATAAAATTAAATTTCTTCAGGAGTTCCGCCTCTATACACATACAGGTCATAGATAACGGAGTAGGTATTTCAAAGGAGAAACTGGAGCAGCTTAACCAATACTTTAGGAGTTCTAAGCCCCTGGGGAAGAAACTTGATACGGACAAGAGTATTGGCTTGGAAAACATAAATGGAAGAATAAAACTGTTTTACGGGGAACAGTATTTCATAAAGCTTGAAAGTGTTGAAGGGGAATATACCAAACTTATGATCAATATTCCATTTATTCAGGATTGA
- a CDS encoding carbohydrate ABC transporter permease, which translates to MSKKITAAKFKKIFLGSGKTDGLTKKIIVIALLIGIGFVYLYPLLFMVVNSMMNSTDLVNPTVRWVPTELYFGNFKIAYRVLEANKALITSILMAGIPALLQTTSCALIGYGFARFEFPLKKLCLLLLVATFIIPVQVTMVPRYMLFDAYKMINTALPSVVPAILGQGIKGSIFVLIFYQFFRSYPIVLDEAAEIDGASQLTIFLKIALPMSIPAIVVTFLFSFVWYWNETYLSGLFFGKVIQTLPMKLQSFVDSYTKLYPTTDGSTVNKLNESIRMAGTLITIAPLIFMYLFLQKQFVESADKSGITGE; encoded by the coding sequence ATGTCAAAGAAAATAACTGCAGCCAAGTTTAAGAAGATCTTTCTTGGCTCAGGTAAAACCGACGGTTTGACCAAAAAGATAATAGTTATAGCACTTCTTATTGGTATTGGCTTTGTATATCTGTACCCCTTACTCTTCATGGTGGTTAACAGCATGATGAATTCAACAGATCTGGTGAATCCAACGGTGAGATGGGTACCCACTGAATTATATTTTGGCAATTTTAAGATAGCCTACAGGGTCCTGGAGGCCAATAAGGCCCTCATAACTTCCATTTTGATGGCGGGAATACCGGCCCTGCTCCAGACCACCTCTTGTGCTCTTATAGGATATGGCTTTGCAAGATTTGAATTTCCACTGAAAAAGCTTTGTCTACTGCTTTTAGTGGCTACCTTTATAATACCTGTACAAGTGACCATGGTGCCTAGGTATATGCTTTTTGATGCCTATAAGATGATCAATACGGCTCTGCCTTCTGTAGTGCCGGCCATATTGGGACAGGGAATAAAGGGAAGTATCTTCGTCCTAATTTTTTATCAGTTCTTCCGGTCCTATCCAATAGTGCTGGATGAGGCCGCTGAAATAGATGGGGCAAGTCAGTTAACAATTTTCCTTAAAATTGCCCTGCCAATGTCCATACCGGCTATAGTGGTGACCTTCCTCTTCTCCTTTGTTTGGTATTGGAATGAAACCTACCTTTCAGGCTTATTTTTTGGTAAGGTCATACAGACCCTGCCCATGAAGCTGCAGTCCTTCGTGGATTCATATACCAAGCTTTATCCCACAACGGATGGCAGCACTGTGAATAAGCTCAATGAAAGCATCCGTATGGCAGGAACCCTGATTACTATTGCTCCATTAATCTTTATGTACCTGTTCTTACAAAAGCAATTCGTGGAAAGTGCAGACAAGTCAGGTATTACAGGAGAATAG
- a CDS encoding glycoside hydrolase family 5 protein — protein sequence MAKVRGVNIGNWLVLEKWMKPALFEGLEAEDETSYCLELGDKALERLKVHRDTFITKQDFKWIASVGINTVRIPIPHWIFGDVRPYYGCVEYLDRAMDWARETGLKVLIDLHTAPGCQNGFDNGGILGVCEWHTKKEYVDRTLEVLERVAERYKNYPALWGLQMLNEPRWDVPMDILQDYYLRGYEVCRKHLDESIAIVFHDGFRLKEWKNFMREDKYKNVILDTHMYQCFADEHTRLSMADHLKLAAGGRAEEIKEMSQYFKIIVGEWSLGIHPVKTLEGMNELQLDAANRAYGAAQLLAYETAEGWFFWSYKLENEAMANWDFRRSVEKGWISAKVK from the coding sequence ATGGCAAAGGTTAGAGGAGTTAATATAGGAAACTGGCTGGTGTTGGAAAAATGGATGAAACCTGCACTGTTTGAAGGCTTAGAGGCGGAAGATGAGACTTCCTACTGCCTGGAGCTTGGAGATAAGGCTCTTGAAAGACTTAAGGTCCATAGGGATACCTTTATTACCAAGCAGGACTTTAAATGGATAGCATCAGTAGGTATTAATACGGTCAGAATACCTATTCCACACTGGATATTTGGAGATGTAAGGCCCTATTACGGCTGCGTGGAATACCTTGACAGGGCAATGGACTGGGCCAGGGAAACTGGACTTAAGGTCCTCATAGACCTGCACACAGCGCCGGGCTGTCAAAACGGCTTTGACAACGGAGGTATTCTTGGAGTATGTGAATGGCACACAAAGAAGGAGTATGTGGACAGAACCCTTGAGGTACTGGAGAGGGTAGCTGAAAGATATAAGAATTACCCTGCCTTGTGGGGCTTGCAAATGCTAAATGAGCCTCGATGGGATGTTCCCATGGACATACTTCAAGACTACTATTTAAGAGGCTATGAAGTCTGCCGTAAGCATCTGGACGAAAGCATAGCCATAGTATTTCACGACGGCTTTAGACTGAAAGAGTGGAAAAACTTCATGAGGGAGGACAAATACAAAAATGTAATACTGGACACCCATATGTATCAGTGCTTTGCCGATGAGCACACCAGGCTGAGCATGGCTGACCACCTTAAGTTGGCCGCAGGGGGCAGGGCAGAAGAGATTAAAGAGATGTCTCAGTATTTCAAAATAATTGTTGGTGAATGGTCCTTGGGAATCCACCCTGTAAAAACCCTGGAAGGCATGAATGAACTCCAGCTGGATGCAGCCAACAGGGCCTATGGGGCGGCACAACTTCTAGCCTATGAAACCGCAGAGGGGTGGTTCTTCTGGTCCTATAAGCTGGAGAACGAAGCCATGGCAAACTGGGATTTTAGGAGGAGTGTCGAAAAAGGTTGGATATCCGCGAAAGTAAAATAA
- a CDS encoding extracellular solute-binding protein, whose protein sequence is MSKFKSITGLILIAILSTASVAACSPTISDKNTDSKETTEVKSLTKVNWYIQASWYNKKWNSEVTLLDKVVTEKTGVEVNLIIPPSDSDEKLIAMAASGDLPDIITISNWSGVREQMIDAGYFYPLNELAEKYSPELLNIVPDIMKIWNNRENGNWYGITNHFTAPEWLDEGERIENANGIIARKDIMDKLGIKPEDFETQDGTVEALKKVKEANLTFNGKKVYPFYLQWNDWNMSRMWGIPWETENGDWIDFKRHPKYLEMYQFLNRLWREGLLQEDNFTIWPGEKVQEGVAFAYLGDLASLEAPLGKVYNLDNDAVYVAVGPIHALDGAEPVYDQAGTGWMTTYITRNSKNAEQAIKLLTFLASEEGQRLSWFGVEGETYEQIGDKFRYTKEYLTMKKEDPEMAKTIYGITEFWPLVQPVYYKKHVDKDSLPEADKNYMKLVDYFSQYAVNTPETMGVEPKQGSPEAGIKQKIEEYWTKQIRSMVLADSAESVEKIYKETISYIDNIGYQRVYEASNAVFQAHKLKFGKEFSFPR, encoded by the coding sequence ATGAGCAAATTCAAGTCCATAACAGGCCTCATATTAATCGCAATCCTAAGCACCGCCTCTGTTGCAGCTTGCAGCCCAACCATAAGTGATAAAAACACAGATTCAAAAGAAACAACTGAGGTTAAGAGTCTCACTAAGGTAAACTGGTACATACAGGCCTCCTGGTATAATAAGAAGTGGAATTCAGAGGTAACTCTTTTAGATAAAGTTGTGACTGAGAAAACCGGAGTGGAAGTAAATCTGATAATCCCCCCCAGTGATAGCGACGAAAAGTTAATTGCCATGGCAGCCTCCGGTGACCTGCCGGATATTATAACTATAAGTAACTGGAGCGGGGTAAGGGAGCAGATGATTGACGCAGGATATTTCTACCCCTTAAATGAGCTGGCTGAGAAATATTCCCCTGAACTCCTAAACATAGTACCGGATATTATGAAGATCTGGAATAACAGGGAAAACGGAAACTGGTACGGTATCACAAACCATTTTACCGCACCGGAATGGCTGGATGAAGGAGAACGGATAGAAAACGCCAATGGAATTATTGCCAGAAAAGATATCATGGATAAGCTGGGAATAAAGCCGGAGGACTTTGAGACCCAGGACGGGACAGTTGAGGCTTTGAAAAAGGTAAAGGAGGCCAATTTGACCTTTAACGGCAAGAAGGTCTATCCTTTTTACCTACAGTGGAATGACTGGAATATGTCAAGGATGTGGGGAATCCCTTGGGAAACTGAAAATGGAGACTGGATTGATTTCAAAAGGCATCCAAAGTACTTGGAGATGTACCAGTTTTTAAACAGGTTGTGGCGGGAAGGCCTGCTTCAGGAGGACAACTTTACCATCTGGCCGGGAGAAAAAGTTCAAGAAGGGGTAGCCTTTGCTTATCTTGGTGACTTAGCCTCTTTAGAAGCTCCCCTTGGCAAGGTATATAATTTAGATAATGATGCGGTTTATGTGGCCGTTGGACCAATCCATGCCCTGGATGGGGCTGAACCTGTTTATGATCAGGCCGGCACAGGATGGATGACAACCTATATAACCCGTAACAGCAAGAATGCAGAACAGGCCATTAAGCTCCTTACCTTTTTAGCCAGCGAGGAAGGGCAGAGACTGTCCTGGTTTGGGGTTGAAGGGGAAACCTATGAGCAAATAGGGGATAAGTTCCGCTACACAAAAGAATATTTAACTATGAAAAAAGAAGACCCGGAGATGGCAAAAACGATCTACGGCATCACGGAATTTTGGCCCTTAGTGCAGCCTGTTTACTATAAAAAGCATGTGGATAAGGACAGTCTGCCAGAGGCTGATAAAAATTATATGAAGCTGGTGGACTACTTCTCCCAATATGCGGTAAATACACCGGAAACTATGGGGGTAGAGCCTAAACAAGGGAGCCCTGAAGCCGGTATAAAGCAAAAGATAGAGGAGTATTGGACAAAGCAGATCAGAAGTATGGTACTGGCAGATTCTGCAGAGTCTGTAGAAAAAATATATAAAGAAACTATAAGCTACATTGATAACATAGGCTACCAAAGGGTTTATGAGGCCTCCAATGCAGTATTTCAGGCTCATAAGTTGAAATTTGGCAAGGAATTTAGCTTTCCCAGGTAA